Within Phycisphaeraceae bacterium, the genomic segment TGCGTCACGCCATCGACGCGCACGCCACCCATCACATAGTGCACCGTCGGACCGACCTCCATCGGCTCCTTCGTGATGTCGACCCCGGCCAACTCCTTGAACTGGTGGTACATGCTCGGGAGCTTCTTCTTGATGTGCTCCTGTGCGCTCGGGATCTTCTCCTTGATCCAGGCAATGTCGAGGAAGACGCCGCCGTGCGGTGAACCCCGCCCCGCCTTGATCTCCTTCACGATGCAGCGGGCGACATGGTCTCGAGTAAGGAGTTCCGGCGGTCGCATGGCGCTCTTGTCACCGGTCACATAGCGCCATCCCTCTTCCGCGTCCTTCGCCGTCTGGCTGCGGTAGTTGTCGGGAATGTCGTTGAACATGAAGCGCTCGCCCCTGGCATTCACCAGGCGACCACCTTCGCCGCGCACGCCCTCGGTCACCAGGATGCCTCGCACCGATGGCGGCCAGACCATGCCGGTCGGGTGGAACTGCACGAACTCCATGTCCATCAGGTCGGCGCCGGCGTCATAGGCGAGCACATGCCCGTCGCCGGTGTACTCCCAGCTGTTGCTCGAAATCTTGAATGAGCGGCCGATGCCGCCGGTGGCCAGCACCACGGCCTTCGCACGGAAGACGCGGAAGCGGCCGAGCTCGCGGTCGTAGCCGAAGGCACCGGCCACGCGATTGCCATCCTTCAGGAGCGCCGTGATCGTGTGCTCCATGTAGATCTCGATCCCCTGATGGATGCCGTGATCCTGGAGCGTGCGGATCATCTCGAGACCGGTGCGATCGCCGACATGCGCCAATCGCGGGAATCGATGTCCGCCGAAGTTCCGCTGGAGGATCCGGCCATCCTTCGTGCGATCGAAGAGAGCGCCCCACGCTTCGAGCTCCCGCACTCGGTCGGGTGCCTCCTTCGCATGAAGCTCGGCCATGATCGGGTTGTTCAGGTACTGACCGCCTCGCATCGTGTCGGCGAAGTGCACCTTCCAGTTGTCGCGATCATCGACATGGCCCATCGCGGCCGCCATGCCGCCTTCGGCCATCACCGTGTGCGCCTTGCCGAGGAGCGACTTGCAGACGAGGCCGACCGAGGTGCCGGGCGTTGCCGCCGCTTCGATCGCGGCCCGGAGCCCTGCGCCGCCTGCGCCAATGACCAGGACATCGTGTTCGTGGGTCTTGAA encodes:
- a CDS encoding fumarate reductase/succinate dehydrogenase flavoprotein subunit; the protein is MSDFKTHEHDVLVIGAGGAGLRAAIEAAATPGTSVGLVCKSLLGKAHTVMAEGGMAAAMGHVDDRDNWKVHFADTMRGGQYLNNPIMAELHAKEAPDRVRELEAWGALFDRTKDGRILQRNFGGHRFPRLAHVGDRTGLEMIRTLQDHGIHQGIEIYMEHTITALLKDGNRVAGAFGYDRELGRFRVFRAKAVVLATGGIGRSFKISSNSWEYTGDGHVLAYDAGADLMDMEFVQFHPTGMVWPPSVRGILVTEGVRGEGGRLVNARGERFMFNDIPDNYRSQTAKDAEEGWRYVTGDKSAMRPPELLTRDHVARCIVKEIKAGRGSPHGGVFLDIAWIKEKIPSAQEHIKKKLPSMYHQFKELAGVDITKEPMEVGPTVHYVMGGVRVDGVTQMSTVPGLFAAGEVAAGLHGANRLGGNSLSDLLVFGKRAGEFAAKWAKEKGEVRIDEAQVRLAAQRALEPFDRPDGENPFAIQKDLQNLMQDGVGIVRHENDMQKALDGIEELKKRARKAGIDGSREYNSGWHTALDLPNLLCVSEALARCALDRRESRGGHFRDDFPEKDPAAQKYNTVVRRAGDGSMQLERVERPPLREDLAAIIKEMG